In one Musa acuminata AAA Group cultivar baxijiao chromosome BXJ2-5, Cavendish_Baxijiao_AAA, whole genome shotgun sequence genomic region, the following are encoded:
- the LOC135612321 gene encoding protein EARLY-RESPONSIVE TO DEHYDRATION 7, chloroplastic-like: MESKQPPPSAPLYPQVVESNPEMHSPFLVSSSSSRPSLYPSIHSAPSPNSPATGAATSSSSLYPSVDMSDLVENLFLDAGEDDAEAKNPSLPPPVEETLLRIPGAILHLIDRHRSVELGAGDFSLVRLRQGENTVAVLARVGDGLVQWPLARDEAAVKLDHSHYFFSLHVPLTSHDDGDHDDDGNNLLNYGLTFASKGQEGLLGELDRLLQAYSSFSVQKVEVKGKDHGEVLDGSVAREVTPAEGMGPKKKLMEEESAAYWTTLAPNVEDYGSSVAKLIAKGSGQLIKGILWCGDVTVDRLKWGEDLLKKRLEPSSNPTEISKDALKRMKRVKRVTKMSEKVANGVLSGVVKVSGFFTSSVVNSKVGKKFFGLLPGELVLASLDGFGKICDAVEVAGKNVLQTSSVVTTGIVSHRYGDQAAEITHEGLDAAGHAFGTAWAVFKIRKALNPKSAMKPSALAKAAANDLRAKKGK; encoded by the exons ATGGAATCCAAGCAGCCTCCGCCCAGCGCTCCGCTCTATCCCCAAGTCGTCGAATCCAATCCCGAAATGCATTCCCCCTtcctcgtctcctcctcctcttcccggcCCTCTCTATACCCCTCCATCCATTCCGCCCCCTCTCCCAATAGCCCCGCCACCGGTGCCGCCACCAGCTCCTCTTCCTTGTATCCTTCCGTCGACATGAGCGATCTCGTCGAGAACCTCTTCCTCGATGCTGGGGAGGATGATGCGGAGGCCAAAAACCCCAGCCTGCCGCCTCCTGTTGAGGAGACCCTGCTCCGCATCCCCGGTGCCATCCTCCACCTCATCGACCGACATCGCAGCGTCGAGCTCGGCGCCGGAGACTTCTCCCTCGTACGCCTCCGCCAGGGCGAGAACACCGTCGCCGTTCTCGCCCGAGTCGGCGACGGCCTCGTCCAGTGGCCCCTCGCCCGTGACGAGGCCGCCGTCAAGCTCGACCATTCCCACTATTTCTTCTCTCTCCACGTTCCCCTCACCTCTCACGACGATGGCGATCACGACGACGACGGCAACAACCTCCTCAATTACGGCCTCACCTTCGCCTCCAAGGGGCAGGAGGGTCTCCTCGGGGAACTGGATAGGCTTCTCCAGGCTTACAGCAGCTTTTCGGTCCAGAAGGTCGAGGTGAAAGGCAAGGATCACGGCGAGGTGCTGGACGGATCGGTGGCGAGGGAGGTGACTCCGGCCGAGGGAATGGGGCCGAAGAAGAAGCTGATGGAGGAGGAGTCGGCTGCATACTGGACAACCCTCGCGCCTAACGTGGAAGATTATGGCAGTTCGGTGGCGAAATTGATCGCCAAGGGTTCCGGCCAGCTCATCAAGGGGATCTTGTGGTGTGGGGATGTGACGGTGGATCGGCTCAAGTGGGGGGAGGATCTGCTGAAGAAGAGATTGGAACCCAGTTCGAACCCGACGGAGATCAGCAAAGATGCCCTGAAGCGGATGAAAAG GGTAAAGAGGGTCACAAAAATGTCAGAGAAAGTAGCAAACGGAGTTCTATCTGGAGTTGTGAAGGTTTCTGGGTTTTTCACAAGCTCTGTTGTAAATTCAAAAGTAGGCAAGAAGTTCTTTGGTCTTCTGCCTGGGGAGTTAGTCCTTGCTTCTCTAGATGGATTCG GGAAAATTTGTGATGCTGTTGAAGTAGCTGGTAAGAATGTCCTGCAAACATCTTCAGTTGTGACTACTGGAATTGTGTCACACAG GTACGGTGACCAAGCTGCTGAAATCACACATGAGGGCCTCGATGCTGCAGGGCATGCTTTCGGAACCGCATGGGCGGTCTTCAAAATCCGGAAGGCGCTTAACCCTAAGAGTGCCATGAAACCATCGGCTCTGGCAAAGGCAGCTGCAAATGATCTGAGAGCAAAGAAGGGGAAATAG
- the LOC135612319 gene encoding thaumatin-like protein 1 isoform X1, with amino-acid sequence MDPLHSSAKIILYLTLLFPVFFFDRGDGTTFKFVNKCGETVWPGILSNAGSTQLQPTGFELASASSRSLQAPTGWSGRFWARTGCSASSGNAAWSCATGDCGSGQVECNGAGAAPPATLAEFTLASSSAAQDFYDVSLVDGYNLPVLVEASRGCAAAGCVVDMSTRCPAELRAGEACRSACDAFRKPEYCCSGAYASPATCRPTAYSQVFKAACPKSYSYAFDDPTSTFTCTGGADYTITFCPDSVPSSWKSARDSASSSSSTSTSTSTSEPEGGMMLTDDAWLASLATGDAAPTRRRIPILRYSSIAFTAACVQLLLQL; translated from the exons ATGGATCCTTTGCATTCCTCCGCAAAAATCATTCTTTATCTCACTCTTCTTTTCCCAGTCTTCTTCTTTGATAGAG GGGACGGCACGACGTTCAAATTTGTGAATAAGTGCGGGGAGACGGTGTGGCCAGGGATCCTCTCCAACGCCGGCAGCACCCAGTTGCAGCCCACAGGCTTCGAGCTGGCTTCCGCCTCCTCCCGCTCGCTTCAGGCCCCCACTGGCTGGTCCGGCCGCTTCTGGGCCCGCACCGGTTGCTCCGCCTCCTCCGGTAACGCTGCCTGGAGCTGCGCCACCGGGGACTGTGGCTCGGGCCAGGTGGAGTGCAACGGCGCCGGGGCTGCCCCTCCCGCGACGCTCGCCGAGTTCACCCTCGCGTCCTCGTCGGCGGCGCAGGACTTCTACGACGTCAGCCTGGTGGACGGGTACAACCTGCCGGTGTTGGTGGAGGCCAGCCGGGGGTGCGCCGCGGCGGGGTGCGTGGTGGACATGAGCACGCGGTGTCCGGCGGAACTGAGGGCAGGGGAGGCGTGTCGGAGCGCGTGCGACGCGTTCAGGAAGCCCGAGTACTGCTGCAGCGGCGCGTACGCGAGCCCGGCCACCTGCCGGCCGACGGCGTACTCGCAAGTCTTCAAGGCGGCGTGCCCCAAGTCGTACAGCTACGCCTTCGACGACCCGACCAGTACCTTCACCTGCACCGGTGGGGCGGATTACACCATCACTTTCTGCCCGGACTCCGTCCCAAG CAGTTGGAAATCAGCAAGAGATTctgcttcatcttcatcttcgacTTCGACTTCAACATCAACGTCAGAACCGGAAGGAGGAATGATGCTTACGGACGACGCATGGCTTGCAAGCTTGGCCACCGGCGACGCAGCCCCTACGAGGAGGAGAATCCCTATCCTACGCTACTCATCGATTGCATTCACAGCCGCTTGCGTCCAACTGTTGCTGCAGCTATAG
- the LOC135612320 gene encoding subtilisin-like protease SBT1.6 — translation MASPSPCLLLILIVTLMAAAEAVETETTASGPAGKKTYIVRVDHLAKPSVFPTHAHWYGSASFSGGGADPLPLLHVYDTVFHGFSASVTQDRAAALATHANVLAVFEDRVRRPDTTRSPQFLGLRNQVGLWSDSDYGSDVIVGVLDTGVWPERRSFSDRNLGPVPSRWRGTCETGPGFPASLCNRKLVGARFFSKGHDAAFAAGGGGINETVESRSPRDADGHGTHTASTAAGRHVFQASMSGYAEGIAKGVAPKARVATYKVCWKGSGCLDSDILAGFDCAVADGVDVISVSIGGGDGMASPYYLDPIAIGSYGAVSRGVFVASSAGNDGPTSMSVTNLSPWLTTVGAGTIDRNFPADVVLGDGRRLSGVSLYSGKPLAGTMYPLDYPGRSSGLSASLCMDNSLDPKLVAGKIVICDRGSSPRVAKGLVVKDAGGVGMILANGASSGEGLVGDAHVLPACAVGSAEGETIKAYATSAASPTVTIQFKGTILGVRPAPVVASFSGRGPNGLTPAVLKPDLIAPGVNILAAWTGSSGPTGLESDGRRTEFNILSGTSMACPHVSGAAALLKSAHPDWSPAAVRSAMMTTASLDDNLRRSVTDESTGRPATPFDFGAGHLNLDRAMDPGLVYDLSDQDYVAFLCAIGYDAKTVQVITHAPAACPARRPAMEDLNYPSISVAFNGAESNQSRRVRRTATNVGAGAGAVYQARVEMAAGQGLSIAIKPRKLVFTAGARRQSFAVTVTAAAEAAIGGAGARYAYLVWSDGEHEVRSAIVVSWMQPL, via the coding sequence ATGGCATCTCCCTCTCCTTGCCTACTCCTCATCCTCATCGTCACGTTaatggcggcggcggaggcggtggAGACAGAAACAACCGCCTCCGGCCCCGCGGGGAAGAAGACTTACATCGTCCGCGTCGACCACCTTGCCAAGCCTTCCGTGTTCCCCACTCATGCCCACTGGTACGGCTCCGCAAGCTTCTCCGGTGGCGGCGCCGATCCGCTTCCGCTCCTCCATGTGTACGACACCGTTTTCCATGGTTTCTCCGCGTCCGTCACTCAGGACCGAGCCGCTGCCCTCGCCACCCACGCTAATGTCCTTGCCGTCTTCGAGGACCGCGTCCGCCGCCCGGACACCACACGGTCCCCCCAGTTTCTCGGCCTCCGCAACCAGGTCGGCCTTTGGTCCGACTCCGACTATGGCTCCGACGTCATCGTTGGCGTCCTCGACACAGGCGTTTGGCCCGAGCGCCGCAGCTTCTCCGACCGCAACCTGGGCCCCGTCCCGTCCCGGTGGCGCGGCACCTGCGAGACCGGCCCCGGCTTCCCCGCCTCCCTATGCAACCGCAAGCTCGTCGGAGCCCGCTTCTTCTCCAAGGGCCACGACGCCGCCTTCGCAGCCGGCGGCGGAGGCATCAACGAAACGGTCGAGTCGCGCTCCCCGCGCGACGCCGACGGCCATGGCACGCACACTGCTTCCACCGCCGCCGGCCGCCACGTGTTCCAGGCGAGCATGTCTGGCTATGCAGAGGGCATTGCCAAGGGCGTCGCGCCGAAGGCCCGCGTGGCCACCTACAAGGTCTGCTGGAAGGGCTCCGGGTGCCTAGACTCCGACATCCTCGCAGGGTTCGACTGcgccgtcgcggacggcgtagacGTCATCTCGGTCTCGATTGGTGGGGGCGACGGCATGGCCTCGCCTTACTACCTCGACCCCATCGCCATCGGCTCCTATGGCGCCGTTTCCCGGGGTGTATTCGTCGCGTCCTCCGCCGGCAACGACGGTCCCACCTCTATGTCCGTCACCAACCTCTCCCCTTGGCTCACCACCGTCGGCGCGGGCACCATCGACCGAAACTTCCCGGCCGACGTCGTGCTCGGCGATGGCCGCCGCCTGTCTGGCGTCTCCCTTTACTCGGGGAAGCCCCTCGCAGGCACAATGTACCCGTTGGACTACCCTGGCAGGTCCAGCGGCCTGTCCGCTTCCCTCTGTATGGACAACTCCCTGGACCCCAAACTTGTGGCGGGCAAGATCGTCATCTGCGACCGAGGCAGCAGCCCGCGCGTGGCCAAGGGGCTCGTCGTGAAGGATGCGGGTGGCGTAGGGATGATCCTTGCAAACGGCGCGTCCTCAGGCGAAGGCCTCGTCGGCGACGCCCACGTTCTCCCGGCTTGCGCCGTCGGCTCCGCTGAGGGCGAAACCATCAAGGCCTACGCCACCTCTGCCGCTTCCCCCACTGTCACTATCCAGTTCAAGGGCACCATCCTCGGCGTCAGGCCGGCGCCGGTAGTGGCATCCTTCTCCGGCCGTGGCCCCAACGGACTGACCCCGGCGGTCCTCAAGCCAGACCTTATAGCTCCCGGGGTCAACATCCTTGCGGCCTGGACCGGCTCTTCGGGGCCTACTGGGCTAGAGTCCGACGGCCGGAGAACGGAGTTTAACATCCTCTCTGGGACGTCGATGGCGTGCCCGCACGTGAGCGGCGCGGCGGCCCTGCTGAAGTCGGCCCATCCGGACTGGAGTCCGGCAGCAGTCCGGTCGGCGATGATGACCACGGCAAGCCTCGACGACAACCTCCGCCGGTCGGTGACCGACGAGTCCACGGGAAGGCCGGCGACGCCTTTCGATTTCGGGGCCGGGCACCTGAACCTGGACCGGGCCATGGACCCGGGTCTGGTCTACGACCTTTCGGACCAGGACTACGTGGCCTTCCTGTGCGCCATCGGGTACGACGCGAAGACGGTCCAGGTGATCACCCACGCCCCGGCAGCCTGCCCCGCGAGGAGGCCGGCGATGGAAGACCTGAACTACCCGTCGATCTCGGTGGCATTCAACGGGGCGGAGTCGAACCAGAGCAGGAGGGTGCGGAGGACGGCGACGAACGTGGGAGCGGGTGCAGGAGCGGTGTACCAGGCTAGGGTGGAGATGGCGGCGGGGCAGGGGTTGTCGATCGCCATAAAGCCGAGGAAGCTGGTTTTCACGGCCGGGGCGAGGCGGCAGAGTTTCGCGGTGACGGtgacggcggcggcggaggccgcGATCGGGGGCGCTGGGGCGAGGTACGCTTACTTGGTGTGGTCTGATGGGGAGCACGAGGTGCGGAGCGCAATCGTGGTCTCGTGGATGCAACCGCTCTAA
- the LOC135612319 gene encoding thaumatin-like protein 1 isoform X2, which yields MDPLHSSAKIILYLTLLFPVFFFDRGDGTTFKFVNKCGETVWPGILSNAGSTQLQPTGFELASASSRSLQAPTGWSGRFWARTGCSASSGNAAWSCATGDCGSGQVECNGAGAAPPATLAEFTLASSSAAQDFYDVSLVDGYNLPVLVEASRGCAAAGCVVDMSTRCPAELRAGEACRSACDAFRKPEYCCSGAYASPATCRPTAYSQVFKAACPKSYSYAFDDPTSTFTCTGGADYTITFCPDSVPSWKSARDSASSSSSTSTSTSTSEPEGGMMLTDDAWLASLATGDAAPTRRRIPILRYSSIAFTAACVQLLLQL from the exons ATGGATCCTTTGCATTCCTCCGCAAAAATCATTCTTTATCTCACTCTTCTTTTCCCAGTCTTCTTCTTTGATAGAG GGGACGGCACGACGTTCAAATTTGTGAATAAGTGCGGGGAGACGGTGTGGCCAGGGATCCTCTCCAACGCCGGCAGCACCCAGTTGCAGCCCACAGGCTTCGAGCTGGCTTCCGCCTCCTCCCGCTCGCTTCAGGCCCCCACTGGCTGGTCCGGCCGCTTCTGGGCCCGCACCGGTTGCTCCGCCTCCTCCGGTAACGCTGCCTGGAGCTGCGCCACCGGGGACTGTGGCTCGGGCCAGGTGGAGTGCAACGGCGCCGGGGCTGCCCCTCCCGCGACGCTCGCCGAGTTCACCCTCGCGTCCTCGTCGGCGGCGCAGGACTTCTACGACGTCAGCCTGGTGGACGGGTACAACCTGCCGGTGTTGGTGGAGGCCAGCCGGGGGTGCGCCGCGGCGGGGTGCGTGGTGGACATGAGCACGCGGTGTCCGGCGGAACTGAGGGCAGGGGAGGCGTGTCGGAGCGCGTGCGACGCGTTCAGGAAGCCCGAGTACTGCTGCAGCGGCGCGTACGCGAGCCCGGCCACCTGCCGGCCGACGGCGTACTCGCAAGTCTTCAAGGCGGCGTGCCCCAAGTCGTACAGCTACGCCTTCGACGACCCGACCAGTACCTTCACCTGCACCGGTGGGGCGGATTACACCATCACTTTCTGCCCGGACTCCGTCCCAAG TTGGAAATCAGCAAGAGATTctgcttcatcttcatcttcgacTTCGACTTCAACATCAACGTCAGAACCGGAAGGAGGAATGATGCTTACGGACGACGCATGGCTTGCAAGCTTGGCCACCGGCGACGCAGCCCCTACGAGGAGGAGAATCCCTATCCTACGCTACTCATCGATTGCATTCACAGCCGCTTGCGTCCAACTGTTGCTGCAGCTATAG
- the LOC103984554 gene encoding E3 ubiquitin-protein ligase BOI — translation MAIQAPLPFFYSSGSSLDGMMEGGGRLPGDPCQSFQQQQQQQMAMMPWPLCPPPATSTTGFTLLSSWTSGPSVSMDPSRHLIQRLLEKQGDEIDQFLRQQSDTLVAELRQQAKRHTAAMVRSLRSKASFLLRQREEELAKANKVGLELELRLKSAEEDRARWQIVAMENEAMAISLHNTLEQVREPCFSTTNGVPTEEAAAPEPTAGMSSTTLGRCRVCGHRDACVVLLPCSHLCCCAPCASFLEGCPLCSSVKRGSVEVFWE, via the exons ATGGCCATCCAAGCGCCGCTTCCGTTCTTCTACAGCAGCGGCAGCAGTTTGGACGGGATGATGGAAGGCGGAGGACGATTGCCTGGTGATCCATGCCAATCTtttcagcagcagcaacaacaacaaatggCGATGATGCCTTGGCCTCTTTGTCCTCCTCCTGCAACGTCGACGACAGGGTTTACTTTGCTTTCCTCTTGGACTTCAGGTCCTTCTGTTTCCATGGATCCTTCTCGTCATCTTATACAGAGACTTCTGGAGAAACAGGGGGATGAGATAGATCAGTTCCTTCGGCAACAG AGCGACACGTTAGTAGCAGAGCTTCGGCAACAGGCAAAGCGGCATACGGCGGCTATGGTACGGAGTCTCCGGTCCAAAGCATCCTTCCTTTTAAGACAACGGGAAGAAGAGTTGGCGAAGGCGAACAAGGTAGGTCTGGAACTGGAGTTGCGCCTGAAGAGTGCGGAGGAGGACCGGGCAAGGTGGCAAATTGTGGCCATGGAGAACGAGGCCATGGCTATTTCTCTCCACAACACTCTGGAGCAAGTGCGAGAACCATGCTTCTCCACCACCAACGGCGTCCCGACGGAAGAGGCGGCGGCACCGGAACCGACGGCGGGGATGAGCTCAACAACGCTGGGCCGCTGCAGGGTCTGCGGGCATCGTGATGCGTGCGTGGTGCTGCTCCCCTGCAGCCACCTCTGCTGCTGCGCGCCCTGCGCGTCCTTCCTCGAGGGGTGCCCCCTCTGCAGTTCCGTAAAGAGAGGCAGCGTGGAAGTGTTCTGGGAATGA
- the LOC135611685 gene encoding endo-1,4-beta-xylanase 5-like has product MREPSIGTFLLLTSPWALFYLHLVVTASYEGPWYDYSAYTECKYHPEAPLYNGGVLVDRSGRIPVAYHKTETGVYAPAFLLYNLTETTRYSFSCWVKAKGTGSALVRATLSAEGSTLNCIGTVLARSGCWSFLKGGFVLDSFSRSSVLYLQDVDEKMTEISVASASLQPFSVEQWSMHQQDSIRTRRKRAVTIHVSDEQGNLIGGASVSIRQSSRDFPLGSAIANTILGNKQYQEWFAERFNAAVFENELKWYATEPEPGRLNYTLADEMLEFVVSNQIIARGHNIFWEDPIYTPSWVRKLSGDDLRAAVRSRIESLLSRYRGQFVHWDVSNEMLHFDFYEQRLGSNASSEFFRTAQQSDPLATLFMNEFNVVETCSDARSTVDSYISRLKELKNGGAVLEGIGLEGHFWRPNIPLMRAVLDKLSTLELPIWLTEIDISKKVDAQKQALYLEEVLREGFSHPSVGGIILWTALHPNGCYQMCLTDQSFGNLPTGDAVDELLKEWETTEGGLTDEHGQYSFIGFLGEYKVSVVAGNKSTETSLFLSRGGETKHATVHL; this is encoded by the exons ATGAGAGAGCCCTCGATCGGAACGTTTCTGCTCCTCACTTCGCCATGGGCGTTGTTCTACTTGCACCTTGTTGTCACAGCCTCCTACG AGGGACCCTGGTACGATTATTCTGCTTACACTGAG TGTAAATATCATCCTGAAGCTCCTCTTTACAATGGAGGAGTTCTGGTGGACCGAAGTGGAAGAATCCCCGTGGCATACCACAAGACCGAGACTGGTGTTTATGCTCCTGCCTTTCTGCTGTACAATCTGACAGAAACCACAAGATACAGTTTCTCTT GTTGGGTTAAAGCTAAGGGAACGGGTTCAGCTCTTGTGCGGGCGACGTTATCTGCAGAGGGTTCGACGTTGAATTGTATCGGGACTGTCCTGGCGAGAAGCGGCTGCTGGTCATTTCTCAAGGGTGGTTTCGTGCTTGATTCCTTTTCCAGATCCTCTGTTCTTTATCTTCAG GATGTTGATGAGAAGATGACTGAGATTTCAGTTGCGAGTGCTTCGTTGCAGCCGTTCTCGGTCGAGCAGTGGTCGATGCACCAACAGGACAGTATTAGAACG AGAAGAAAGCGTGCGGTCACGATTCATGTTTCAGATGAACAAgggaacctcatcggtggagcatCAGTCTCGATACGGCAATCGTCGAGAGACTTCCCGCTTGGTTCGGCAATCGCCAACACCATCCTGGGAAACAAGCAGTATCAG GAATGGTTCGCCGAGCGATTCAATGCTGCGGTGTTCGAGAACGAGCTGAAGTGGTACGCAACAGAGCCGGAGCCGGGGAGACTCAACTACACTCTTGCAGATGAGATGCTGGAGTTCGTCGTGTCCAATCAGATCATAGCCCGAGGGCACAACATCTTCTGGGAAGACCCAATCTACACGCCGTCGTGGGTCCGGAAGCTCAGCGGCGACGACCTCCGAGCGGCCGTCAGGTCTCGGATAGAGAGCCTGTTGTCCAGGTACAGGGGCCAATTTGTGCACTGGGACGTCAGCAACGAGATGCTTCACTTCGACTTCTACGAGCAGCGGCTTGGATCCAATGCCTCCTCAGAATTCTTCCGCACGGCACAACAATCTGACCCGCTCGCGACGTTGTTCATGAATGAGTTCAACGTCGTGGAGACCTGCAGCGACGCGAGATCCACCGTCGACTCCTATATTTCAAGGCTTAAGGAGCTAAAAAATGGAGGGGCCGTTTTGGAAGGGATCGGACTGGAAGGACACTTCTGGAGGCCAAACATTCCGCTGATGAGAGCCGTGCTCGACAAATTATCTACTTTGGAGTTGCCCATTTGGCTGACGGAGATCGACATAAGCAAGAAGGTCGATGCGCAAAAACAG GCTCTGTATCTCGAGGAGGTGCTGAGAGAAGGATTCTCCCACCCGTCCGTGGGCGGCATCATCTTGTGGACCGCACTCCATCCAAATGGCTGCTACCAAATGTGCCTCACTGACCAAAGTTTCGGCAATCTCCCGACGGGAGATGCGGTGGACGAGCTCTTGAAAGAGTGGGAAACGACGGAGGGAGGGTTGACGGATGAGCACGGACAATATAGCTTCATTGGATTCTTAGGGGAGTACAAGGTGTCTGTGGTGGCCGGAAACAAGTCCACAGAGACTTCACTGTTCCTTAGCCGAGGAGGCGAGACTAAGCATGCTACAGTTCATCTTTAA